One window of the Crassaminicella thermophila genome contains the following:
- the prfB gene encoding peptide chain release factor 2 (programmed frameshift): MVQLEQLKYELSLLKEPIEDLRVSLDIDKLTSEIKELDEKAMEPAFWDDPKNAQKILQKSKQLKDKLNRYEALSEKYEELNLLLDMAIEEKDLSVEKEVQADIEKIKEEIDTIRVETLLSGEYDKNNAIISIHAGAGGLDAQDWAEMLLRMYTRWAEKKGYRVKTLDILPDTEAGIKNVTLLIEGENAYGYLKCERGVHRIVRISPFDPSGKRHTSFASLDVMPELDEDIEIDINPNDLRIDTYRASGAGGQHVNKTDSAIRITHIPTGIVVQCQNERSQHSNRETAMKMLISKLIEIKEREHKDKIEDLKGDYSQIAWGSQIRSYVFHPYNMVKDHRTNAEVGNVQAVMDGEIDLFINEYLKKEQK; encoded by the exons ATGGTACAGTTAGAACAGCTAAAGTATGAGCTTAGCTTGTTGAAAGAGCCTATTGAAGATTTGAGGGTTTCTCTT GACATAGATAAGCTAACATCTGAGATAAAAGAATTGGATGAAAAAGCAATGGAGCCAGCGTTTTGGGATGATCCTAAGAATGCGCAAAAGATTTTGCAAAAATCAAAGCAGTTAAAAGATAAGTTAAATAGATATGAAGCATTATCTGAAAAGTATGAGGAATTAAACCTACTGCTAGATATGGCAATAGAGGAAAAAGATTTATCAGTAGAAAAGGAAGTGCAGGCTGATATTGAAAAGATTAAGGAAGAAATAGATACAATAAGGGTAGAAACCTTACTATCAGGAGAATACGATAAGAATAATGCAATTATTTCTATCCATGCAGGAGCAGGAGGTTTAGATGCTCAGGATTGGGCAGAAATGCTTTTAAGAATGTATACAAGATGGGCTGAAAAGAAAGGATACAGAGTTAAAACCCTTGATATATTACCAGATACGGAAGCTGGAATTAAAAATGTAACATTATTGATTGAAGGGGAAAATGCTTATGGGTATTTAAAATGTGAAAGAGGTGTTCACAGAATTGTAAGAATATCTCCATTTGACCCATCTGGTAAAAGACACACTTCTTTTGCATCATTAGACGTTATGCCAGAATTAGATGAAGATATAGAGATCGATATTAATCCTAATGATTTAAGGATAGATACGTATCGTGCTAGTGGTGCAGGAGGACAGCACGTAAATAAGACAGATTCAGCAATTAGGATTACTCATATTCCAACAGGAATTGTTGTACAATGTCAAAATGAGAGGTCTCAGCATAGCAATCGTGAAACAGCAATGAAAATGTTAATATCAAAGCTTATAGAAATAAAAGAACGAGAGCATAAAGATAAAATTGAGGATTTGAAAGGTGATTATAGTCAAATTGCATGGGGAAGTCAGATAAGGTCTTATGTTTTTCATCCATATAATATGGTAAAAGACCATAGAACTAATGCAGAAGTAGGAAATGTGCAAGCTGTTATGGATGGAGAAATTGATTTGTTTATTAATGAATATTTAAAAAAAGAGCAAAAATAG
- a CDS encoding Tex family protein produces the protein MDLIAKQLAKEFQIKESQVKATIELIDQGNTIPFIARYRKEVTGELSDTVLRELFDRLTYLRNLEKRKEEVIRLIHEQDKLTEELKEKIQNAITLTEVEDLYRPFRPKRRTRATIAKEKGLEPLAEILFSQEIFDGTIEEIAVKFVNEEKDVNTVEEAIEGAQDIIAEKVSDNADYRKKIRNLTFYKGIVVVVAANPDEKSVYEMYYDYKEPVKKILDHRVLAINRGEKEKILKVKIDAPVEDILYFLKSEIVKKRRSITSSFVEEAVEDSYKRLIAPSIEREIRNELTERAEEKAIKVFATNLNNLLLQPPMKDMVVMGFDPAYRTGCKIAVVDETGKLLDTTTVYPTEPQNDIENAKKVLKELIEKYGVNIIAIGNGTASRESEMFVAEMIQEIDRKIYYLIVNEAGASVYSASKLAAEEYPDINVSLRGAISIARRLQDPLAELVKIEPKHIGVGQYQHDVNQSRLDEALKGVVEDAVNRVGVDLNTASASLLQYISGISKSVAKNIVKYREENGKFKDRKELLKVSRLGPSAFVQCAGFLRISDGKNVLDNTAVHPESYGVAEKLLSIIGYSLDDVKNKKLQNIKEEVDDKKIEEWAKELEVGIPTLKDILNELKKPGRDPRDEMPKPIFRTDVLKIEDLKPDMILTGTVRNVIDFGAFVDIGIKNDGLVHISEMSDKFIKNPMDVVSVGDVVKVRVLKVDMERQKVSLSMKI, from the coding sequence ATAGATTTGATTGCCAAACAATTAGCAAAAGAATTTCAAATAAAAGAATCACAGGTAAAAGCAACAATTGAATTAATTGACCAAGGAAATACCATTCCATTCATTGCAAGATATAGAAAAGAAGTAACAGGAGAGTTAAGTGATACAGTACTTAGGGAATTGTTTGATCGTCTTACATATTTAAGAAATTTAGAGAAAAGAAAAGAAGAAGTAATAAGACTTATTCATGAGCAGGACAAGCTTACAGAAGAATTAAAGGAAAAAATTCAGAATGCAATTACCCTAACAGAGGTAGAAGACTTATACAGACCTTTTAGACCAAAGAGAAGAACAAGAGCAACAATTGCAAAAGAAAAAGGACTTGAGCCATTAGCAGAAATTCTATTTTCCCAGGAAATATTCGACGGCACCATAGAGGAAATTGCAGTAAAATTTGTCAACGAAGAAAAAGATGTCAATACAGTTGAAGAAGCTATTGAAGGAGCACAAGATATTATTGCAGAGAAGGTATCAGATAATGCAGATTATCGTAAAAAAATAAGAAATTTAACCTTTTATAAAGGAATCGTGGTAGTAGTAGCTGCAAATCCTGATGAAAAATCTGTTTATGAAATGTATTATGATTACAAAGAACCTGTAAAAAAAATACTAGATCATAGGGTTTTAGCAATAAATCGTGGGGAAAAGGAAAAAATATTAAAGGTTAAAATTGATGCTCCTGTAGAAGATATATTATATTTCTTAAAAAGTGAGATAGTAAAGAAAAGAAGAAGTATAACCTCAAGCTTTGTTGAAGAAGCTGTAGAGGATAGTTACAAGAGATTAATTGCTCCATCTATTGAAAGAGAAATTCGAAATGAACTTACAGAGCGTGCAGAGGAGAAAGCAATAAAAGTATTTGCAACAAATCTTAATAATTTATTGTTGCAACCTCCTATGAAGGATATGGTTGTAATGGGTTTTGACCCTGCTTATAGAACAGGATGTAAAATAGCAGTTGTAGATGAAACAGGAAAGCTATTAGATACAACTACTGTCTATCCAACAGAGCCACAAAATGATATAGAAAATGCTAAGAAGGTTTTAAAGGAGCTAATTGAAAAATATGGAGTAAATATTATTGCTATAGGAAATGGGACTGCTTCAAGAGAATCAGAGATGTTTGTAGCAGAAATGATTCAAGAAATAGATAGAAAAATATATTATCTTATTGTAAATGAAGCAGGGGCATCTGTGTATTCGGCTTCAAAGTTAGCAGCCGAAGAATATCCAGATATTAATGTATCTTTAAGAGGAGCTATATCTATTGCAAGGAGACTACAAGATCCATTGGCAGAATTGGTAAAAATTGAACCAAAGCATATAGGGGTTGGGCAGTATCAGCATGATGTAAATCAATCAAGACTTGATGAAGCCCTAAAGGGTGTAGTAGAGGATGCAGTAAATCGTGTAGGAGTAGATTTAAATACAGCTTCTGCTTCACTGCTTCAATATATTTCTGGTATTAGTAAATCTGTGGCGAAAAATATTGTAAAATATAGAGAAGAAAATGGAAAGTTTAAAGATAGAAAAGAATTACTAAAGGTTTCTAGACTTGGACCGAGCGCTTTTGTGCAGTGTGCAGGATTTTTAAGAATTTCAGATGGCAAAAATGTATTAGACAATACAGCAGTCCATCCAGAATCCTATGGTGTTGCTGAGAAGCTATTATCAATAATAGGATATTCATTAGATGATGTAAAAAATAAAAAGCTACAAAATATTAAAGAAGAAGTAGATGATAAAAAAATAGAAGAATGGGCAAAAGAGTTAGAGGTAGGGATTCCTACACTAAAAGATATTCTTAATGAACTTAAAAAACCAGGAAGAGACCCTCGTGATGAAATGCCTAAGCCAATTTTTCGAACAGATGTGTTAAAAATCGAGGATTTGAAACCTGATATGATTTTAACAGGTACAGTAAGAAATGTAATTGATTTCGGTGCATTTGTAGATATAGGTATAAAAAATGATGGACTTGTCCACATATCAGAAATGAGTGACAAGTTTATTAAAAATCCTATGGATGTAGTTTCTGTAGGGGATGTGGTAAAGGTAAGGGTTCTGAAGGTGGATATGGAAAGACAGAAGGTTTCTTTAAGTATGAAGATATAA
- a CDS encoding ATP-binding protein, with product MGKKRLENIFAICMITVFMGQVYFTPFSQWFRFSLAVVVLSLLLIHFKDVSIMFVSTCIAILMFLFRGLVHFIAYHEMSLLETLVRYLPVTIFYLTFGLFFEIFNIRNRLKNPMTFILYLWICDSVGNMAEAFLRSFRTNIYFEKEILTIILVGFVRSLITFFINKIILYYKNTYERGQKENKFRELLLFNARLKTELFFLRKSMVDIEDMMEKSYQLYKRLQEPELKNQALYISRNIHEIKKDYLRVVLGIEETLSEGSKSMFMSVEEIFKIIEDNTQKLINISNKNISLKHVVKDNFYTNDFYPLISILNNLIINSIDAIELMGEIIIEEERIGESYIFKITDNGIGIEEDDIDLIFEPGFTTKIDTVTGKMSTGIGLSHVKYIVENHYEGNIIVKYGKGENTTFQITIPAVKIEMRK from the coding sequence ATGGGAAAAAAGAGATTGGAAAATATTTTTGCTATTTGTATGATAACTGTTTTTATGGGACAAGTCTATTTTACCCCATTTTCACAATGGTTTAGATTTTCATTAGCTGTAGTCGTATTATCTTTATTATTGATCCATTTTAAAGATGTCTCAATTATGTTTGTGTCTACTTGTATAGCAATACTTATGTTTTTATTTAGAGGGCTTGTCCATTTTATTGCATATCATGAGATGTCTTTACTAGAAACACTAGTACGTTACTTGCCTGTAACCATATTTTATTTAACTTTTGGATTGTTTTTTGAGATTTTTAATATTAGGAACAGACTAAAAAATCCTATGACATTTATTTTATATTTGTGGATTTGTGATAGTGTTGGGAATATGGCAGAGGCTTTTTTAAGAAGTTTTAGGACTAATATTTATTTTGAAAAAGAAATATTAACTATTATTCTTGTTGGATTTGTTCGATCACTCATTACTTTTTTTATTAATAAAATTATTTTGTATTATAAAAATACATATGAAAGAGGGCAAAAAGAAAACAAGTTTAGAGAATTATTATTATTTAATGCTAGGTTAAAAACAGAGCTTTTCTTTTTGAGAAAATCAATGGTTGATATTGAAGATATGATGGAAAAAAGTTATCAATTATATAAAAGATTGCAGGAGCCAGAATTAAAGAATCAGGCTTTATATATTTCTAGAAACATTCATGAAATAAAAAAGGATTATTTACGAGTGGTATTAGGTATAGAAGAGACTCTTTCAGAAGGAAGTAAGAGTATGTTTATGAGTGTAGAGGAAATTTTTAAAATAATAGAAGATAATACACAAAAATTAATAAATATTAGCAATAAAAATATCTCTCTTAAACATGTTGTGAAAGATAATTTCTATACAAATGATTTTTATCCATTAATATCTATACTTAATAATCTCATTATTAATTCTATTGATGCTATAGAGTTAATGGGTGAGATTATCATAGAGGAAGAAAGAATTGGAGAAAGCTATATTTTTAAAATAACTGATAATGGTATTGGAATTGAAGAAGATGATATAGACTTAATATTTGAACCTGGTTTTACTACAAAAATCGATACAGTAACAGGAAAAATGTCAACAGGTATAGGGTTATCTCATGTAAAATATATAGTGGAAAATCATTATGAAGGTAACATTATTGTTAAATATGGCAAAGGTGAAAATACAACATTTCAGATAACAATTCCTGCTGTAAAAATAGAAATGAGGAAGTGA
- a CDS encoding response regulator — protein sequence MDTNFYIIEDDKVIQNLLKKIILKNNLGDIIGISDDGAQAIDEIKRLKPDIVLVDLLLPEIDGISIVSDINRSKCKTTFIMISQVTSKEMIAEAYKEGIEFFINKPINVVEVVSVIKKVKEKMNMFHVIQSFKNAIKEIQIYEENSLDKEIETSSNKDKIEKILAQLGILGEAGNNDIIEIILWILEQDKDAGKNPIKYKMTEIYNYLQRRYEQEYQITTNVFAIEQRIRRAVNRALINIAHMGIEDYGNEIFIKYASILFDFKEVRKQMNHIRGKLDYGGKISVKKFIEGIIVSIKNPI from the coding sequence ATGGATACGAACTTTTATATTATAGAGGATGATAAAGTAATCCAAAACCTATTAAAAAAAATAATATTAAAAAATAATTTAGGGGATATTATAGGAATATCTGATGATGGTGCACAGGCTATAGATGAGATTAAAAGACTTAAGCCAGATATTGTTTTGGTGGATTTATTGTTGCCAGAAATTGATGGTATCAGCATTGTATCTGATATAAATAGGTCTAAGTGCAAGACAACTTTTATTATGATTTCTCAAGTTACATCAAAAGAAATGATTGCAGAGGCATATAAAGAAGGAATTGAATTTTTTATCAACAAACCAATCAATGTTGTTGAAGTAGTTTCAGTAATTAAAAAAGTGAAAGAGAAAATGAATATGTTTCATGTGATTCAATCTTTTAAAAATGCTATTAAAGAGATTCAGATATATGAGGAAAATAGTTTGGATAAAGAGATTGAGACATCTAGTAATAAAGATAAGATTGAAAAAATATTAGCACAATTAGGGATTTTGGGAGAAGCAGGGAATAATGATATCATTGAAATTATTCTTTGGATTCTAGAGCAAGATAAAGATGCAGGGAAAAATCCAATAAAATATAAAATGACGGAAATCTATAATTATTTACAAAGAAGGTATGAACAGGAATACCAGATTACAACCAATGTTTTTGCTATAGAACAAAGAATTAGAAGAGCAGTTAATAGAGCATTAATAAATATTGCTCATATGGGTATTGAAGATTATGGAAATGAAATATTCATAAAATATGCCAGTATTTTGTTTGATTTCAAAGAAGTAAGAAAACAAATGAATCATATTAGAGGGAAGTTAGATTACGGTGGTAAAATTAGTGTGAAGAAATTTATTGAAGGAATTATTGTATCTATAAAAAATCCTATATAA
- a CDS encoding dicarboxylate/amino acid:cation symporter: MKLTTKIFIGLLGGIIVGLLLQSNPHIADTFIKPIGTLFLNLIKMLIVPLVLSSLIVGAASIGDIKTLGRIGGKTIGYYLFTTAFAVTIGILLSKIMNPGLGLSMSVNMDVVAAKEAPPITEILLNVVPKNPMKGLVEGNMLQIITFALFLGIGATSLPEEKSKPFISFFDSLAEIMYKITGLIMSLAPIGVFGLITPVVASNGTDVLLPLIKVVVAVYVGCVIQTIFVYATTVKAFAKYNPIKFIKGIMPAATTAFSTTSSSGTLPVSIQCIKENVGVSEKIASFVLPLGATINMGGTALYQGVCALFVAQIYGIDLTISQMSTIVLTSTLGAIGTAGVPGGGLIMLSVVLTSVGLPLEGITLIAGVDRILDMARTSVNVIGDLAAATVVAATENELTYEEANRRLEKTIA; encoded by the coding sequence ATGAAATTAACAACAAAAATATTTATTGGGTTGTTAGGCGGTATTATAGTAGGTCTTCTTTTACAAAGTAATCCACATATAGCTGATACATTTATTAAGCCAATTGGAACGTTATTTCTTAATTTAATTAAAATGCTTATAGTACCTTTAGTATTATCATCATTGATTGTAGGGGCTGCAAGTATAGGAGATATTAAAACTCTTGGGAGGATTGGTGGTAAAACAATAGGATATTATTTATTTACAACGGCCTTTGCAGTTACAATAGGGATTTTGTTAAGTAAAATAATGAATCCAGGATTAGGATTAAGTATGTCAGTGAATATGGACGTTGTTGCGGCTAAAGAGGCTCCTCCAATTACAGAAATTTTATTAAATGTGGTCCCTAAAAATCCAATGAAAGGTTTAGTTGAGGGAAATATGCTACAAATTATTACTTTTGCTCTTTTCTTAGGGATCGGGGCTACATCATTACCAGAAGAAAAAAGCAAACCTTTTATTAGTTTCTTTGACAGCTTAGCAGAAATTATGTATAAGATTACAGGATTAATCATGTCATTAGCTCCAATAGGGGTATTTGGTTTGATTACACCTGTAGTAGCGTCAAATGGTACAGATGTTTTACTACCATTAATTAAAGTAGTTGTAGCAGTGTATGTAGGATGTGTGATTCAAACTATATTTGTATATGCTACAACCGTAAAAGCTTTTGCAAAATATAATCCAATCAAATTTATTAAAGGAATTATGCCTGCGGCAACTACAGCTTTTAGTACAACTAGTAGTTCAGGAACATTACCTGTAAGCATACAATGTATTAAAGAAAATGTAGGTGTATCAGAAAAGATAGCAAGCTTTGTACTTCCACTTGGTGCTACTATTAATATGGGAGGAACAGCTTTATATCAGGGAGTATGTGCCTTATTTGTTGCTCAAATATATGGAATAGATTTAACTATATCTCAAATGAGTACAATCGTTCTTACATCTACATTAGGAGCAATAGGAACAGCAGGTGTACCAGGAGGGGGACTTATCATGCTTTCTGTTGTTTTAACATCTGTTGGATTACCTCTTGAAGGAATAACACTTATTGCTGGTGTGGATAGAATATTGGATATGGCAAGAACTTCAGTAAATGTTATTGGAGATTTAGCTGCAGCAACTGTTGTAGCAGCCACAGAGAATGAATTAACATATGAAGAAGCAAATAGAAGATTAGAAAAAACAATTGCTTAA
- the ppaX gene encoding pyrophosphatase PpaX: protein MSIKAILFDLDGTLLDTNELIIQSFQHTYKTHLNKEVPREKIVQSFGEILKVTLDRECPGCSEEAIKTYRAFQALNFEKLITVHTGVKEALEILHKKGYKLGVVTSRLNESARKGLKLFDLEHYFESIIGANDTKKHKPDPTPALMALKELDIEVDEAIMVGDSPFDVLCGKNAGIISVAVAWSALPREIYMQHNPDYVVDSMEELIDIIENLNKNQSL, encoded by the coding sequence GTGAGTATAAAAGCAATTTTATTTGATTTAGATGGAACATTGTTAGATACGAACGAATTGATTATTCAGTCTTTTCAACATACCTATAAAACCCATTTAAACAAGGAAGTTCCTAGGGAAAAAATTGTTCAATCCTTTGGAGAAATCTTAAAAGTTACATTAGATAGAGAATGTCCGGGGTGCAGTGAAGAAGCAATAAAAACTTATAGAGCTTTTCAAGCTTTGAATTTTGAAAAACTTATTACAGTGCATACGGGTGTTAAAGAAGCGTTAGAAATATTACACAAAAAAGGGTATAAACTAGGTGTTGTTACTTCAAGGCTTAATGAATCAGCACGAAAAGGGTTAAAACTATTTGATTTAGAGCATTATTTTGAAAGTATTATAGGTGCAAATGATACTAAAAAGCATAAACCAGACCCTACTCCTGCTTTGATGGCACTAAAGGAGCTAGATATAGAGGTTGATGAGGCTATTATGGTTGGAGATAGTCCTTTTGATGTATTATGTGGCAAAAATGCAGGGATTATATCTGTAGCAGTAGCTTGGAGTGCTTTACCTAGAGAAATATATATGCAGCATAATCCTGATTATGTAGTAGATAGTATGGAAGAATTAATAGATATTATAGAGAATTTAAATAAAAATCAAAGTCTGTAA